From the genome of Croceibacterium atlanticum:
TTGCGCCAACGCACGAAACGGTTGTAGCACGTCGTGTATGGCCCATAGCGCTCCGGGATATCCGCCCAGGGGCTGCCTGTGCGAAACCGCCACAATATCCCATTGATCACCCGACGATCATCAACACGCGGAACACCGCGCACCTTGTTCGGCAACAACGGCTCGATCACCGACCACTCGAAATCCGTAAGCTCAAATCTGCGACGGCTCATCCAAGGCTCCTTCAAATGCCTTGAATCAATCCAATCTACATCTCGCAAGCCAGTTTATGAGTTTACCACCTAGGAGACCTGTGCGCGGGTGGACGTAGACCATTGGAGTAGAGCGTTTTTTGATCCTACGGCGGTGGAATAGAGGAACCACGCCCCGCGTTCCTTGAGGATCGCGTTGGCCTTCTCGCTCTTGTGGCTGGAGAGGTTGTCGAGGATCACCATGTCGCCCGGCTTGAGCGTGGGAGCGAGTTGGGTCTCGACCCAGGCCTCGAAGATTTGACGGTTCATCGGACGGTCGATCACCCAGGGCGCGGTCAGGCCATCGTGGCGCAGCGCGGCGATGAAGGTCTGGGTGCCCCAGTGACCGAACGGAGCCTTCATCCTCAGCCGCTGGCCTCGGCGCGCGCGACCCCGCAGGCGGGTCATCTTGGTGGTGGTGCCGGTCTCGTCGACGAACACCAGCCGTTCCGGGCGGCGGCGCATCCACGGCTGGCGATGGTCACGCCAGACCCGCCGCGCACGCACGATGTCAGCGCGATCGGTCTCGCTGGCCAGCAGAGTTTTTTTTGACAGTAAAACCTGCCGCCTTGAGCAGGCGCAGCACCGAGGTGTGATGCACGCTCACCCCATGTTCGCTCGCCAGCCGCTCGGTCAGTTCGCACAGGGTCAGCTCACCATCCGCCTCGACCCAGCCGATCACCATCTCGCGGTAGGCGCCCAGCTTGCCGCTGCCCGCAGGTCGACCCTGTTTGGCAGGCGCCACCGACCCGGTCTGCGCCTGGCGCTGCGCCAGCCTGACCGCCGTCGCCGCGCTCGCCCCAAAACGCCGCGCCGCTGCCCGTCGCGAACCACCCTCAGCAATCGCCGCATAAATACGGACACGAAGATCAGAAGAATGCGCTCTGCCCATGATCCACCTCCAAGGAGGAGGAATCACAAATCGACCCGCCAAGGAAACCTTCGATTCAGGTTATCCGCAGAACGCTCTAGACATGGACTGCGACAGGGTCACGAGATCGCTTCTTGCCTCCCTTCAAAGTCGATGAAGGTGTGCAGCAAGACGCTCCAGCAGCACTGCCATAGAAGGTTGATCATCATAATAGAGAGCACTTGTACTCCGGTATGCAGCTTCGAACCGTGATCGCGTCTCCGGATCGGAAAGCAGGAACGCTTCATTCCGTATAAGTTGCTTTTCGTCGGCCGCCGGGAAGCGAGCTTCCTTGTGTGCAAGGTAAGCTCTGCTGCCTATGAATGCTTGGACATCGGGATCCTCAAGAAGGCAATAGACATCATAATAATGCCGCAGAAAGTTTTGCGGCATCTCGCCGGTTTCCCCTTGCCGGCGAAACTTGGTTGAGATTGTCTGGAGCTTCTCGACGAGAGTGTACCCTGGCTCATAGCACGGCACGTCGACTGCCCGGTTGTCAGTAATATCCGGAACGCCGCTGGCGGCAGCCATATCATAGGCTCAAGATGAAATCAGACACGGTCGATTTGGAGAGACCTGATCGAAGCCTGCCTCAAGCAGAATACCCGACTTTATGCCTGCGGGAAGATGGTTGAGTTCGGGATAGAGCAAGCGAATGCCAGCACTCCGCAGTCGCTCGTCGTCGAAATTGTGATCGCGCTCCGCTGTGAGGAAGCCCGGAATGCTCAACCGAGGCGGCAGGCTATCATAGAACTGCCGCCGCTCATCGACATGGATCCGCTTGTTCTGGTTCCTTCCTGTCGGGAGTTCACTATCGGGATGGATAAGAATGTCGATGTCTTCGGAAAAGCGGTGGATCAGGCGGAAGCCCTTTGACAGCGAGGTGCCGCCCTTGAGCTCGAAGCCAAAACCCAACTGCTGCAAACCCCAGATACCATGCATGATCCAATAGTCTTTTTCGACTAGGCTTGGGTCGATTGCGTGGTTTCGGGCAGTCACGGCAATCAGATCGCCGAAATCAGGCAAGTTGTGCAGCAGCGTCATGTGCTGTGCAGCACAGGCGACAATAACCGCTCCGCTCGAGCCGAGCCAAAGTCGCGGACGGCCCGTGCCAGGCGTTTGCGATCCATTCCTCGCGCGCGCGCTAAGGCTTTAGGCAAGATGCTGGATGCATCTTCAGGCAGCCGCTCGAGGTTATGAAGCAGGTCTACGAGCAAGACCTCCTCGGTCAGATGAGCCGGTAAGGTGGCGCGCATACGAAAATCATACTCGCGACCATCGAGCTTGAAGCGCCCATGCCGCTTGTGGTTGTAGACGACCGGCACGTTGTGAAGCTGCGTGGTGCCCACACCTAGGCCATTGTAGGCATTGGGCGACACCATGAGAAAACGTTCATCCCCAAGGAACCTCCCCACCAGTTTCTCCGGCTTTGCCGGAGCATTACCAAAGCGGGTCCGGCGCGGCGCCATGTACAGACCGTTCGCCACCTTCTCAAGGCGTCCTTTCGCGACAAGCTGACGCAGATGCCGGTCAACGGCAGTTGACCAGCGTGCAAGATCTTTACGCCGGTAAACTTGCCCTGGTCGCAATTTTCGCGCGAGTTCCGTCACTGCCGACACTGAATGCTCCTTTGGTTTCCAGATAGGATCATTCAGACAAAAATGCAATTTTCTCATTAAAAATTCATGCACACGTTGACGGCGATGGCACCAAAACACCCAGTTCTCCTGAAGCAAATCTTGCCTACCTGCACGCGAATCACGCCATCGATGCGATCGTCTTACGGAAGCGCGAGAGCGCAATTGCAAAGAACACCACACCGATCGCTGCCGCCGCAGCAAACTGCGGCCAGACCACATCGATTCCGGCTCCGCGAAACAGAATCGCCTGCCCCAGTTCAACGA
Proteins encoded in this window:
- a CDS encoding winged helix-turn-helix domain-containing protein, producing MGRAHSSDLRVRIYAAIAEGGSRRAAARRFGASAATAVRLAQRQAQTGSVAPAKQGRPAGSGKLGAYREMVIGWVEADGELTLCELTERLASEHGVSVHHTSVLRLLKAAGFTVKKNSAGQRDRSR
- a CDS encoding transposase, with amino-acid sequence MFVDETGTTTKMTRLRGRARRGQRLRMKAPFGHWGTQTFIAALRHDGLTAPWVIDRPMNRQIFEAWVETQLAPTLKPGDMVILDNLSSHKSEKANAILKERGAWFLYSTAVGSKNALLQWSTSTRAQVS